The genomic region TTGATGGGGCAAAATGCTCGCACATTCTGACCCACCTACCCGTTAATCAAAATTGCACTTCAAACTTGAATCCGCGATGTCCCTGAGCGAGCGCAGGAAATCCCTTTCCGGCCCCCCCGCGGTGCCGCAGACGCGGCTTGTCTTCATGCTGCGGGAGGCGGGCTGGCTGGCCAGCGTCGCCCTTGCCGTCTATGTGGCCCTGATCCTCTTCACCTACCACCCGGGCGATCCCGGCTGGTCCCATGCCGCAAGTGGTGCCACCGTGCGCAACTGGGGCGGCGCTTTCGGCGCCTGGAGCGCGGACCTTTTGCTTCATGTCTTCGGCTTCTCCGCCCACTGGTTCATCGTCTTCACCGGCTACCTCGTCTGGTGGGGCTACCGCCGGCTGGAGAGCGTGGGGCTCACTGAACGGCGCCCCCTCTTCGTCATCGGCACCGGCTTTTTCGTCATGCTCCTGGCAAGCTCCGCCCTGGAGCGCCTGCGCCTTTACGCGGTGCCCTTTTCCCTACCCGATGCGCCCGGGGGCATTGCCGGGGCGGTGATCGGCGACATGCTGGCGCAGGCCTTCGGTTTCACTGGCGCCACCCTGTTCCTGCTGGCCCTGTTCGGCGTGGGCTTCAGTCTCTTCACCGGTGCCTCGTGGCTGACCATCATGGAGCGCATCGGCTTCGCCGTGGAGTGGCTCTACGACTTCATCGCCACCCGCATCGAGCACTGGCGGGACCGCAAGGCCGGGGAGCAGGCGCAAAGCGAGCGGGAGGTGGTGGTGCAGGAGCTGAAAAAGACCCTCGACGAGCACAAGCCCATCCACATCGAGCCGCCGGTGGTGGAGATTCCCAAGTCGAAGCGGGTGGAAAAGGAAAAGCAGGTGCCCCTGTTCGCGGACCTGCCGGATTCGGGCCTGCCCCCGCTGTACCTCCTGGACCCCGCGGAGGGCAATCTGGAGGTGTTGTCGCCGGAAACCCTGGAATTCACCTCCCGCCTCATCGAGCGCAAGCTGCTGGAGTTTGGCGTCGAGGTGAAAGTGGTGGCCGCCTATCCCGGCCCCGTCATCACCCGCTACGAAATCGAGCCGGCGGTGGGGGTGAAGGGCAGCCAGATCACCAATCTGGTGAAGGACCTGGCGCGCGCCCTCTCGGTGGCCAGCATCCGCGTGGTGGAGACCATTCCGGGCAAAAGCTGCATGGGCCTGGAGCTGCCCAATCCGAAACGGCAGATCATCCGCCTGGCGGAAATCCTGAGCTCCGAGGTGTACAACGAGATGGGCTCGCCGCTTACCATCGCCATGGGCAAGGACATCACCGGCAAGCCCGTCGTTGCCGATCTGGGGAAAATGCCCCATGTGCTGGTCGCCGGCACTACGGGTTCAGGCAAGTCGGTGGCCATCAATGCCATGATCCTGTCGCTCCTCTACAAGTCCGATCCGTCGCAGGTGCGCCTGATCCTGGTCGATCCCAAGATGCTGGAGCTGTCGGTCTATGACGGCATTCCCCATCTCCTGGCGCCAGTGGTCACCGACATGAAGCATGCGGCCAACGCCCTCAACTGGTGTGTGGCGGAAATGGATCGCCGCTACCGCCTGATGTCGGCGCTGGGGGTGCGCAATCTGGCGGGGTACAACCAGAAGGTCCTGGAGGCGAAGAAAGCCGGCGCGCCGCTTCCCCATCCCTTCAGCCTCACACCGGAAAACCCCGAACCCCTCGACACCCTGCCCTATATCGTGGTGGTGATCGACGAGCTGGCGGACCTCATGATGGTGGTGGGCAAGAAGGTGGAGGAACTCATCGCGCGGCTGGCGCAGAAGGCACGCGCCGCCGGCATCCATCTGGTGCTGGCCACGCAGCGGCCGTCGGTGGACGTGATCACCGGCCTGATCAAGGCCAACATCCCCACCCGTATCGCTTTTCAGGTCTCCAGTCGGGTGGATTCCCGCACCATCCTCGACCAGCAGGGCGCCGAGGCTTTGCTGGGGCAGGGTGACATGCTCTATCTGCCACCGGGCACGGGCTATCCGCAGCGGGTGCATGGTGCCTTCGTTTCTGATCAGGAAGTGCACCGGGTAGTGGACTACCTGAAGAAGCTGGGGGCGCCCCAATACGTGGAGGGGATCCTCGAAGGCACACCGGCCGAAGGCGAGGAGGCGGCTGGCGA from Burkholderiales bacterium harbors:
- a CDS encoding DNA translocase FtsK 4TM domain-containing protein — translated: MSLSERRKSLSGPPAVPQTRLVFMLREAGWLASVALAVYVALILFTYHPGDPGWSHAASGATVRNWGGAFGAWSADLLLHVFGFSAHWFIVFTGYLVWWGYRRLESVGLTERRPLFVIGTGFFVMLLASSALERLRLYAVPFSLPDAPGGIAGAVIGDMLAQAFGFTGATLFLLALFGVGFSLFTGASWLTIMERIGFAVEWLYDFIATRIEHWRDRKAGEQAQSEREVVVQELKKTLDEHKPIHIEPPVVEIPKSKRVEKEKQVPLFADLPDSGLPPLYLLDPAEGNLEVLSPETLEFTSRLIERKLLEFGVEVKVVAAYPGPVITRYEIEPAVGVKGSQITNLVKDLARALSVASIRVVETIPGKSCMGLELPNPKRQIIRLAEILSSEVYNEMGSPLTIAMGKDITGKPVVADLGKMPHVLVAGTTGSGKSVAINAMILSLLYKSDPSQVRLILVDPKMLELSVYDGIPHLLAPVVTDMKHAANALNWCVAEMDRRYRLMSALGVRNLAGYNQKVLEAKKAGAPLPHPFSLTPENPEPLDTLPYIVVVIDELADLMMVVGKKVEELIARLAQKARAAGIHLVLATQRPSVDVITGLIKANIPTRIAFQVSSRVDSRTILDQQGAEALLGQGDMLYLPPGTGYPQRVHGAFVSDQEVHRVVDYLKKLGAPQYVEGILEGTPAEGEEAAGEGADGEADPLYDQAVAIVLKSRRASISSVQRQLRIGYNRAARLIEQMERAGLVSPMQPNGNRDVLVPEREG